The Gimibacter soli genome includes a region encoding these proteins:
- a CDS encoding ABC transporter ATP-binding protein produces the protein MLKMHNLSKIYRTDEVETIALNNVNIEINSGEFVAIMGPSGCGKSTLLNIVGMLDNPSEGEYVFLGEDVARYSEAKLANIRKRHIGFIFQSFNLIDELTVAENIELALLYHDIAASERRDRVAAVMDKVGIAHRAKHMPSQLSGGQQQRVAVARAVVGNQSMILADEPTGNLDSAHGQEVMEMLQGLNEEGTTIVMVTHSPAHADYARRTINLFDGQVVTENLRAA, from the coding sequence ATGCTCAAGATGCACAATCTTTCGAAAATCTACCGCACCGACGAGGTCGAGACCATCGCCCTCAACAATGTGAATATCGAAATCAACTCTGGCGAATTCGTCGCCATCATGGGGCCGTCGGGTTGCGGCAAGTCGACGCTTCTCAACATCGTCGGCATGCTCGATAACCCGTCGGAAGGTGAATATGTCTTCCTCGGCGAGGACGTGGCCCGCTACTCGGAAGCCAAGCTGGCGAACATCCGCAAGCGCCACATCGGCTTCATCTTCCAGTCGTTCAACCTGATCGATGAACTGACGGTCGCCGAGAATATCGAGCTCGCACTTCTCTACCACGATATCGCTGCCAGCGAACGCCGTGACCGTGTGGCCGCCGTGATGGACAAGGTTGGCATCGCCCACCGCGCCAAGCATATGCCGAGCCAGCTTTCGGGCGGTCAGCAGCAGCGTGTGGCCGTTGCCCGTGCGGTTGTCGGCAACCAGTCGATGATCCTCGCGGATGAGCCGACCGGTAACCTCGACAGCGCCCACGGCCAGGAGGTCATGGAAATGCTGCAGGGCCTGAATGAAGAAGGCACCACCATCGTGATGGTGACCCACAGCCCGGCCCATGCCGACTATGCCCGCCGCACCATCAACCTGTTCGATGGCCAGGTGGTAACGGAAAACCTGCGCGCCGCATAA
- a CDS encoding efflux RND transporter periplasmic adaptor subunit, which produces MGTVTNMDNPSKQPKNNPNPGSGRPHSGAVSGSGMDRRVEKKKLPLKKIGWIGGGVLFVAVASALAMQATGGRSLKVGKDRLEISEVQSGTFEDFIPVRARVTPLKTVFLDAIEGGRVERVLVEDGAIVKAGQPIVELSNAGLQLEVIQNEALVTEQLNNLRTTELGLERNRLDHKRNLVEINYEITRLSRQAERERDLIKTGAVSQAKLDDTEDALAYYIAKRDVTVESQATDMRMQKQQLDFLQKAGGQLEKSLEFARGNLEALEVKAPVDGKLSGFNVEIGQSIERGGRLGQIDDPNRFKLEAEIDEFYLNRVDLGQIATFEQGGSDYALQIAKIYPQVTGGLFTVDLVFDGEEAKAIRRGQTIQLKLTLGDASEARLIPNGAFFQDTGGHWVFVVSSDGTEAVKRNVRLGRRNTRHIEVLDGLDLGEKVITSPYTNFKDMDRLKLGEK; this is translated from the coding sequence ATGGGTACTGTCACGAATATGGATAATCCGTCGAAACAGCCGAAGAACAATCCGAACCCGGGCTCAGGGAGGCCGCATTCGGGTGCCGTATCGGGGTCCGGCATGGACCGCCGTGTGGAGAAAAAGAAACTGCCGCTCAAAAAGATCGGCTGGATCGGTGGCGGTGTCCTGTTTGTGGCGGTTGCCTCAGCGCTTGCCATGCAGGCGACCGGTGGCCGCTCGCTCAAGGTCGGCAAGGACCGGCTGGAGATTTCCGAAGTGCAAAGCGGCACGTTCGAGGATTTCATCCCCGTTCGTGCCCGCGTGACGCCTTTGAAGACTGTGTTCCTTGACGCCATCGAAGGCGGCCGGGTGGAACGCGTGCTGGTGGAAGACGGCGCCATCGTCAAGGCGGGGCAGCCGATCGTCGAACTGTCGAACGCCGGCCTGCAGCTTGAAGTGATCCAGAACGAAGCGCTCGTCACCGAGCAACTGAATAACCTGCGCACCACCGAACTCGGGCTGGAGCGCAACCGGCTGGACCACAAGCGCAACCTTGTTGAAATCAATTACGAGATCACGCGGCTGTCGCGTCAGGCCGAGCGCGAGCGCGACCTGATCAAGACGGGTGCGGTATCGCAGGCCAAGCTCGATGATACCGAAGATGCGCTCGCCTATTATATCGCCAAGCGCGATGTGACGGTGGAAAGCCAGGCGACCGACATGCGGATGCAGAAGCAGCAGCTTGATTTCCTGCAGAAAGCCGGCGGCCAGCTTGAAAAGAGCCTCGAGTTCGCCCGCGGCAACCTTGAAGCCCTTGAAGTGAAAGCGCCGGTCGACGGCAAGCTTTCGGGTTTCAACGTGGAAATCGGCCAGAGCATCGAACGCGGCGGCCGCCTTGGCCAGATCGACGATCCGAACCGCTTCAAGCTCGAAGCCGAGATTGACGAATTTTACCTGAACCGCGTGGACCTTGGCCAGATCGCGACGTTCGAACAGGGCGGCAGCGACTATGCCCTGCAGATCGCCAAGATCTATCCGCAGGTCACCGGTGGTCTCTTCACGGTCGATCTGGTGTTCGACGGCGAGGAAGCCAAAGCCATCCGCCGCGGCCAGACGATCCAGCTGAAACTGACGCTCGGCGATGCCAGCGAAGCCCGCCTTATTCCGAACGGTGCCTTCTTCCAGGATACCGGCGGTCACTGGGTCTTCGTCGTCTCGTCCGACGGTACGGAAGCCGTGAAGCGCAACGTGCGCCTCGGCCGCCGCAACACCCGCCATATCGAAGTCCTTGATGGCCTCGACCTTGGCGAGAAGGTGATCACGTCGCCCTATACGAACTTCAAGGACATGGACCGCCTGAAGCTTGGTGAAAAATAA
- a CDS encoding ABC transporter permease, with amino-acid sequence MLQNYIKTALRNLMRNKLFSVINIAGLAIGLAAFILIVLFVRDEFSWDDHWARADDLYRIENTYVLAGHPDRRTPNAVDPLKDLMLDTYPEVEDITRYISADVTIQYHDDLYAQQVVAADENFLSFFQFRFLEGDVATAFDDPRSIVLSHRTAQKYFGDAPALGKVLPIRLAGQFVDFKVSGVIEDPVVDTTVQSDFIVPFVRDYFLAARWFSEDWRFAYRSTFMRVAPGTDVDLIRNDLPALVERHMHASGDGMETGTRWSVKTNLVPLGKVHLEGANAAGDIDVLYGFLGVALLILIIAVVNFLNLSMARTAHRAREVAMRKVLGAARRQIVQQFLGESILLAFVALTIALALVEVALPHYNAFLSSVVELDLVREPAVLLLLLVLGLGVGISAGSFQAAYFAMLRPHDVLYSSTSADNGTGRLRQLLVVAQFSISAALMIIAFFVNKQTQYMQALDLGFNPDNLIVVAGTNNEQSETLKNRLLASPHIKAVGRSSDVPTEGSEDRLQMRPVTGGDLVTLDGLTIGPDFFKAYEIDLLAGRYLSPAEADVMRARADEATYKQTGNIVINASAAKLLGFTGPDAAIGRQATVHLTSDLLIDATIVGVVDDFHFDSARDVIRPGIYYVDEQRQSDMSVRIDGTNRDAALEAIRDAWRETYPGNILDYRSMAELVELQYQTDNRLGDMLTIFTLLAVTISAMGLYGLASFTAERRTREIGIRKVLGASLMDIVTLFLWQFSKPILIANLIAWPVAFYFLSGWLDGFAYRVALSPLPFVMAALAALLIGWITVAGRAFMVARANPINALRYE; translated from the coding sequence ATGCTTCAGAATTATATAAAGACCGCGCTGCGCAATCTGATGCGGAACAAGCTTTTCTCGGTGATCAATATCGCCGGGCTCGCCATCGGGCTTGCGGCCTTCATCCTGATCGTGCTGTTCGTGCGCGATGAATTCTCGTGGGACGATCATTGGGCGCGCGCCGATGACCTGTATCGCATCGAAAACACCTATGTGCTGGCGGGCCACCCCGACCGGCGCACCCCGAATGCGGTCGATCCCCTGAAGGACCTGATGTTGGATACCTATCCCGAGGTCGAGGATATCACCCGCTATATTTCGGCCGATGTGACGATCCAGTATCATGATGATCTCTACGCCCAGCAAGTTGTGGCGGCGGACGAGAATTTCCTCTCCTTCTTCCAGTTCCGGTTCCTTGAAGGCGATGTGGCGACGGCCTTTGACGACCCGCGCAGCATCGTTCTCAGCCACCGCACCGCGCAGAAATACTTCGGCGACGCACCGGCCCTCGGCAAGGTGCTGCCGATCCGCCTTGCCGGTCAGTTTGTCGATTTCAAGGTCAGCGGTGTGATCGAGGATCCGGTGGTCGATACCACGGTTCAGTCAGATTTTATCGTCCCCTTCGTCCGCGACTATTTCCTTGCCGCCCGCTGGTTCAGCGAGGACTGGCGATTTGCTTATCGCAGCACTTTCATGCGCGTCGCGCCGGGCACTGATGTGGACTTGATCCGCAACGATTTGCCCGCCCTTGTGGAGCGCCATATGCATGCGAGCGGCGATGGCATGGAGACCGGCACCAGATGGTCGGTGAAAACAAACCTTGTCCCGCTTGGCAAGGTGCATCTGGAAGGCGCCAATGCTGCCGGTGATATTGACGTGCTTTACGGCTTCCTTGGTGTGGCGCTTCTTATCCTCATCATCGCGGTTGTCAATTTCCTCAACCTGTCGATGGCGCGGACGGCGCACCGGGCGCGCGAAGTGGCGATGCGTAAGGTGCTCGGTGCTGCGCGCCGGCAGATCGTGCAGCAGTTCCTCGGGGAATCAATCCTTCTGGCATTCGTGGCCCTGACGATCGCACTCGCGCTCGTTGAAGTGGCGCTGCCGCACTATAACGCCTTCCTGTCGTCGGTCGTGGAGCTTGATCTGGTGCGGGAGCCAGCGGTACTTCTGCTGCTTCTGGTGCTCGGCCTTGGTGTCGGGATCAGTGCCGGCAGTTTCCAGGCGGCCTATTTCGCCATGCTGCGCCCGCACGATGTGCTTTATAGCAGCACCAGCGCCGACAATGGCACCGGCCGCTTGCGCCAGCTTCTGGTGGTTGCGCAGTTCTCCATTTCGGCGGCACTGATGATCATCGCCTTCTTCGTGAACAAGCAGACGCAATATATGCAGGCGCTTGATCTCGGCTTCAATCCGGACAATCTGATCGTTGTCGCGGGTACCAATAACGAGCAGTCCGAGACACTCAAAAACCGCCTGCTCGCCAGCCCCCATATCAAAGCCGTCGGTCGTTCGTCGGACGTGCCGACCGAAGGCAGCGAGGACCGGCTGCAGATGCGCCCCGTGACGGGGGGTGATCTCGTCACGCTTGATGGCCTGACGATCGGCCCGGATTTCTTCAAGGCTTACGAGATTGACCTTTTGGCCGGCCGCTATCTGTCCCCGGCAGAGGCCGATGTCATGCGGGCTCGTGCTGACGAGGCCACCTACAAGCAGACGGGTAACATCGTGATCAATGCGTCAGCTGCCAAGCTGCTGGGCTTCACAGGGCCGGACGCAGCCATCGGCCGGCAGGCGACGGTGCATCTGACAAGCGACCTGCTGATCGATGCAACCATCGTCGGTGTCGTGGATGATTTCCATTTCGACAGCGCCCGCGATGTGATCCGCCCCGGCATCTATTATGTGGACGAGCAGCGCCAGTCCGACATGTCGGTGCGCATTGATGGTACGAACCGCGATGCGGCCCTCGAGGCCATTCGGGATGCTTGGCGGGAAACCTACCCGGGGAACATCCTCGATTATCGTTCGATGGCGGAACTGGTCGAGCTTCAATACCAGACCGATAACCGGCTCGGTGACATGCTCACCATCTTCACGCTGCTGGCGGTAACGATCTCGGCCATGGGGCTTTACGGCCTTGCGTCCTTCACCGCCGAACGCCGCACGCGGGAAATCGGCATCCGCAAGGTACTGGGGGCGAGCCTCATGGACATCGTCACGCTGTTCCTGTGGCAATTCTCGAAGCCGATCCTGATTGCCAACCTGATTGCCTGGCCTGTGGCTTTCTATTTCCTGTCGGGCTGGCTTGACGGCTTCGCCTACCGGGTGGCGCTCAGCCCGTTGCCGTTCGTGATGGCTGCACTGGCGGCGCTGCTGATCGGCTGGATCACCGTTGCCGGGCGCGCCTTCATGGTTGCCCGCGCCAACCCCATCAACGCCCTCCGGTACGAGTGA
- a CDS encoding ABC transporter permease gives MFSNYVSVALRNLVKNKLYSAINIVGLAIGLAACILITLFVRDELSYDQFWTKADRLYRLNTTFAIPGREPFVTVVSPGPSKGALERFYAEEIDQVARLQSLNPVVQIGNALYTDEMIFADTNVGSILDFDVVSGDMKTALTDNSAIALSEKMAHKYFGDKPAVGQVMTITNYDLKRDYRVAAVFKDLPHNTVLAVEMLAMIDENDWHTQPFLFDSWFSVNNTVLFTLKPGVAIDTVSSRFNAFADDSIEIPSQISDGKGASAFVQFGTTKLVDAQLHPAGLGEMKPTGNITTVIIFASIAGLILVIACINFMNLATAKSTQRAREVALRKVLGAGRGQLIVQFIGESVLIALIGLIAGVMIVEAALPFYSDFIGRDLSFDYTDGMTLAILAGLVATVGIVGGVYPAVILSGFRPAWVLKANKSAESSGSAALRSGLVIFQFAVSIALIVGTSGVYGQLKYATTMDPGYTKENMFVLHRTDRKGVEERRDAIKAEIVRLPGVVSAAFSGDTPGSSDENNTSVEIPGQENTGTILIGVQDVDHDFFKTYQIPMIAGRDYDRQYAGDTKPSVEGLKEGDIVNSNIIVNESVLTRLGFGTPEEALGKVFVIGRGNGVKNYLTIVGVVADINFQSLKTLKRPEMYLLDSDNYGNLTVRFSGDPKALVASVERIWSSIVTEVPFSYEFVDEALAEEFDQEEATATMLALFAGLAVFVACLGLYGLAAFTAERRTKEIGIRKVMGATVTDIVRLLLWQFSKPVIIANLIAWPIAVWGMLSWLENFPYRMEAWVLGPLCLIAGLIALGIAWATVGGNAAQVARSNPIKALRYE, from the coding sequence ATGTTCAGCAATTATGTCAGCGTCGCGCTCCGGAACCTTGTGAAAAACAAGCTCTATAGCGCCATCAATATCGTCGGTCTGGCCATCGGCCTTGCGGCCTGTATCCTCATCACGCTTTTCGTGCGCGATGAGCTTTCCTACGACCAGTTCTGGACAAAGGCCGACCGCCTTTACCGCCTGAACACCACCTTCGCCATTCCGGGACGCGAGCCTTTCGTGACCGTGGTGTCGCCCGGACCGTCGAAAGGCGCGCTGGAGCGTTTTTACGCCGAGGAGATCGATCAGGTCGCCCGGCTTCAGTCGCTGAACCCGGTCGTCCAGATCGGCAACGCGCTTTATACCGACGAAATGATTTTCGCCGACACGAATGTAGGGAGCATCCTCGATTTCGATGTTGTTTCAGGGGACATGAAAACGGCCCTGACCGACAACAGCGCGATCGCGCTCTCTGAGAAAATGGCCCACAAATATTTCGGCGACAAGCCGGCGGTCGGGCAGGTGATGACCATCACCAACTATGACCTGAAGCGCGACTACCGCGTTGCTGCCGTCTTCAAGGACCTGCCGCACAATACGGTGCTCGCCGTCGAAATGCTGGCTATGATCGACGAGAATGACTGGCACACCCAGCCGTTCCTGTTTGACAGCTGGTTCTCGGTGAACAACACGGTCCTCTTCACGCTGAAGCCGGGTGTGGCGATTGATACGGTCAGCAGCCGTTTCAACGCCTTCGCTGACGACAGCATCGAGATCCCGTCCCAGATTTCAGATGGCAAGGGCGCGTCGGCCTTTGTGCAATTCGGCACCACCAAGCTTGTGGACGCCCAGCTGCATCCGGCGGGCCTTGGCGAGATGAAGCCCACGGGCAATATCACCACCGTCATCATCTTTGCTTCGATCGCCGGCCTGATCCTTGTGATCGCCTGCATCAACTTCATGAACCTGGCGACCGCCAAATCGACCCAACGTGCGCGTGAAGTGGCGCTCCGGAAAGTGCTGGGCGCGGGCCGCGGCCAGCTGATCGTCCAGTTCATCGGGGAATCGGTGCTGATCGCCCTGATTGGTCTGATCGCCGGTGTCATGATTGTTGAAGCGGCACTGCCCTTCTACAGCGATTTCATCGGTCGTGACCTCAGCTTCGATTATACCGACGGCATGACGCTTGCGATTCTTGCAGGCCTTGTGGCCACGGTCGGCATCGTGGGCGGCGTCTATCCGGCGGTCATCCTGTCGGGCTTCCGTCCTGCCTGGGTCCTGAAAGCCAACAAGTCGGCGGAATCGTCGGGTTCGGCAGCCCTGCGCAGCGGTCTTGTGATCTTCCAGTTTGCGGTTTCGATCGCGCTGATCGTGGGCACCTCCGGCGTGTACGGCCAGCTGAAGTACGCCACGACCATGGACCCTGGCTACACCAAGGAAAACATGTTTGTCCTGCACCGGACCGACCGGAAAGGTGTGGAAGAGCGGCGCGACGCCATCAAGGCTGAAATCGTGCGCCTGCCGGGTGTTGTATCGGCAGCCTTCTCGGGCGATACGCCGGGCAGCTCGGACGAAAACAACACGTCTGTCGAAATTCCGGGTCAGGAAAACACCGGCACCATCCTTATCGGTGTGCAGGATGTGGATCATGACTTCTTCAAGACCTACCAGATCCCGATGATCGCTGGCCGTGATTATGATCGCCAGTATGCGGGCGACACCAAGCCGAGCGTTGAAGGGCTGAAGGAAGGCGACATCGTCAACAGCAACATCATCGTCAACGAAAGCGTGTTGACCCGCCTTGGTTTCGGTACGCCCGAGGAAGCCCTTGGCAAGGTCTTCGTGATCGGTCGCGGCAACGGTGTCAAAAACTACCTGACCATCGTGGGTGTTGTGGCGGATATCAATTTCCAGTCGCTGAAGACCTTGAAGCGGCCGGAGATGTATCTGCTCGACTCCGATAACTACGGCAACCTGACTGTTCGCTTCTCGGGTGATCCGAAAGCACTGGTCGCAAGCGTCGAGCGCATCTGGTCGTCCATCGTCACCGAGGTGCCTTTCTCCTACGAATTCGTGGATGAGGCGCTGGCTGAGGAATTCGATCAGGAAGAGGCAACGGCCACCATGCTGGCGCTGTTTGCCGGGCTCGCCGTGTTCGTCGCCTGCCTCGGTCTCTATGGTCTTGCCGCCTTCACCGCTGAACGCCGCACCAAGGAAATCGGCATCCGCAAGGTGATGGGGGCGACCGTGACCGATATTGTCCGCCTGCTGCTGTGGCAGTTCTCGAAGCCCGTCATCATCGCCAACCTGATCGCCTGGCCGATCGCGGTCTGGGGCATGCTTTCGTGGCTCGAAAACTTCCCCTACCGGATGGAAGCCTGGGTGCTGGGGCCGCTTTGCCTGATCGCCGGCCTGATCGCGCTTGGCATCGCGTGGGCAACAGTTGGCGGTAACGCGGCCCAGGTTGCCCGCTCCAACCCGATCAAGGCGCTGCGCTACGAATAA